In the Nicotiana tabacum cultivar K326 chromosome 16, ASM71507v2, whole genome shotgun sequence genome, one interval contains:
- the LOC107792162 gene encoding probable L-ascorbate peroxidase 6, chloroplastic (The RefSeq protein has 3 substitutions compared to this genomic sequence) — translation MATNTLISASSPSPTMASSLTGAASRFLPSATIAATSSSSATTRLSLSSSSPSLKCLQSSPLLSHIFRYQKRSLVGTSSSGRFSTLASPKCAASDSDQLKSAREDIKELLKNTFCHPILVRLGWHDAGTYNKNIEEWPQRGGANGSLRFEVELKHGANAGLVNALKLLQPIKDKYANVTYADLFQLASATAIEEAGGPKLPMKYGRVDVSAPEECPEEGRLPDAGPPSPASHLRDVFYRMGLNDKEIVALSGAHTLGRSRPERSGWGKPETKYTKDGPGNPGGQSWTVQWLKFDNSYFKDIKERRDEDLLVLPTDAALFEDSSFKEYAEKYAVNQDVFFKDYAEAHAKLSNLGAKFDPPEGFSIDNTPTQGQPEKFVAAKYSTGKD, via the exons ATGGCAACTAATACTCTAATTTCAGCATCCTCCCCTTCACCCTCTATGGCTTCTTCTCTCACCGGCGCCGCCTCTCGTTTCCTCCCCTCCGCCACCATCGCcgccacctcctcctcctccgccACCACCAGGCtttccctctcttcttcttctccttccctCAAATGCCTCCAATCCTCCCCTCTCCTTTCTCACATCTTCCGCTACCAG AAGCGATCCTTGGTCGGAACATCATCTAGTGGAAGATTCAGCACGTTGGTCTCGCCGAAATGCGCCGCGTCTGATCCTGATCAGTTGAAAAGTGCGAGAGAGGACATCAAAGAGCTGTTGAAAAACACGTTTTGTCATCCTATTTTG GTTCGATTGGGCTGGCATGATGCTGGAACTTATAACAAGAATATAGAGGAGTGGCCACAACGAGGTGGAGCTAATGGAAGCTTAAGATTTGAAGTTGAACTAAAACATGGAGCAAATGCTG GACTTGTAAATGCACTGAAACTTCTCCAGCCAATCAAAGACAAGTATGCTAATGTGACATATGCTGACTTGTTTCAGTTGGCCAGTGCAACTGCCATTGAG GAGGCTGGAGGACCAAAACTTCCCATGAAATATGGGAGAGTAGACGTTTCTGCGCCCGAGGAATGCCCAGAAGAGGGAAGGCTTCCTG ATGCTGGTCCTCCTTCCCCTGCTTCTCATTTACGAGATGTTTTCTACAGAATGGGGCTAAACGATAAG GAAATTGTTGCACTTTCTGGGGCACACACTTTGGGGAGATCCAGACCAGAGCGTAGTGGTTGGGGCAAGCCAGAAACAAAATACACG AAAGATGGTCCAGGAAACCCTGGAGGACAATCATGGACTGTGCAGTGGTTGAAGTTTGACAATTCCTACTTTAAG GACATTAAAGAGAGAAGAGACGAAGATCTGCTAGTTTTGCCAACAGACGCGGCTCTTTTTGAAGATTCTTCATTTAAG GAATATGCAGAGAAGTATGCCGTAAATCAAGATGTATTTTTCAAAGATTATGCGGAAGCCCATGCTAAACTGAGCAACCTTGGAGCCAAATTTGATCCTCCTGAG GGTTTCTCAATAGACAATACTCCTACACAAGGTCAGCCAGAGAAGTTTGTGGCAGCAAAATACTCAACCGGAAAG GATTAA
- the LOC107792162 gene encoding putative L-ascorbate peroxidase 6, chloroplastic isoform X1, whose protein sequence is MATNTLISASSPSPSMASSLTGAASRFLPSATIAATSSSSATTRLSLSSSSPSLKCLQSSPLLSHIFRYQKRSLVGTSSSGRFSTLVSPKCAASDPDQLKSAREDIKELLKNTFCHPILVRLGWHDAGTYNKNIEEWPQRGGANGSLRFEVELKHGANAGLVNALKLLQPIKDKYANVTYADLFQLASATAIEEAGGPKLPMKYGRVDVSAPEECPEEGRLPDAGPPSPASHLRDVFYRMGLNDKEIVALSGAHTLGRSRPERSGWGKPETKYTKDGPGNPGGQSWTVQWLKFDNSYFKDIKERRDEDLLVLPTDAALFEDSSFKEYAEKYAVNQDVFFKDYAEAHAKLSNLGAKFDPPEGFSIDNTPTQGQPEKFVAAKYSTGKRELSDAMKQKIRAEYEGFGGSADKPLPTNYFLNIMIVIGVLAIVTSLLGN, encoded by the exons ATGGCAACTAATACTCTAATTTCAGCATCCTCCCCTTCACCCTCTATGGCTTCTTCTCTCACCGGCGCCGCCTCTCGTTTCCTCCCCTCCGCCACCATCGCcgccacctcctcctcctccgccACCACCAGGCtttccctctcttcttcttctccttccctCAAATGCCTCCAATCCTCCCCTCTCCTTTCTCACATCTTCCGCTACCAG AAGCGATCCTTGGTCGGAACATCATCTAGTGGAAGATTCAGCACGTTGGTCTCGCCGAAATGCGCCGCGTCTGATCCTGATCAGTTGAAAAGTGCGAGAGAGGACATCAAAGAGCTGTTGAAAAACACGTTTTGTCATCCTATTTTG GTTCGATTGGGCTGGCATGATGCTGGAACTTATAACAAGAATATAGAGGAGTGGCCACAACGAGGTGGAGCTAATGGAAGCTTAAGATTTGAAGTTGAACTAAAACATGGAGCAAATGCTG GACTTGTAAATGCACTGAAACTTCTCCAGCCAATCAAAGACAAGTATGCTAATGTGACATATGCTGACTTGTTTCAGTTGGCCAGTGCAACTGCCATTGAG GAGGCTGGAGGACCAAAACTTCCCATGAAATATGGGAGAGTAGACGTTTCTGCGCCCGAGGAATGCCCAGAAGAGGGAAGGCTTCCTG ATGCTGGTCCTCCTTCCCCTGCTTCTCATTTACGAGATGTTTTCTACAGAATGGGGCTAAACGATAAG GAAATTGTTGCACTTTCTGGGGCACACACTTTGGGGAGATCCAGACCAGAGCGTAGTGGTTGGGGCAAGCCAGAAACAAAATACACG AAAGATGGTCCAGGAAACCCTGGAGGACAATCATGGACTGTGCAGTGGTTGAAGTTTGACAATTCCTACTTTAAG GACATTAAAGAGAGAAGAGACGAAGATCTGCTAGTTTTGCCAACAGACGCGGCTCTTTTTGAAGATTCTTCATTTAAG GAATATGCAGAGAAGTATGCCGTAAATCAAGATGTATTTTTCAAAGATTATGCGGAAGCCCATGCTAAACTGAGCAACCTTGGAGCCAAATTTGATCCTCCTGAG GGTTTCTCAATAGACAATACTCCTACACAAGGTCAGCCAGAGAAGTTTGTGGCAGCAAAATACTCAACCGGAAAG AGAGAGCTCTCGGATGCTATGAAACAAAAGATTCGAGCAGAATATGAAGGTTTTGGGGGGAGCGCAGATAAGCCTCTCCCAACAAACTATTTTCTCAATATCATGATTGTGATTGGTGTTTTGGCAATTGTGACATCTTTGCTTGGAAACTGA